The Microbacterium sp. SORGH_AS_0862 genome has a segment encoding these proteins:
- a CDS encoding CoA-binding protein, translating into MNDVTAAEETVETRLPNGLTCALPASSPLAKLLRSQRTWEGPGAKERLAILRAAKSIAIVGASANPARSSYFVGTYLLQSGDYRVYFVNPNATEILGQPAYPDLASLPEVPDIVDVFRRADDIPSVIDDALAVGAPTVWVQLGIWNEDAARYGESKGLTVVMDRCIKIEHARFHGGLHLMGFDTGQISSRRTLR; encoded by the coding sequence ATGAACGACGTGACCGCCGCCGAGGAGACCGTCGAGACCCGCCTGCCGAACGGGCTGACGTGCGCCCTGCCCGCCAGCTCGCCCCTCGCCAAGCTGCTGCGCTCGCAGCGCACGTGGGAGGGGCCGGGTGCGAAGGAACGCCTCGCGATCCTTCGCGCCGCGAAGAGCATCGCGATCGTCGGCGCCTCCGCGAATCCGGCGCGCTCGAGCTACTTCGTCGGCACGTACCTCCTGCAGTCCGGCGACTACCGGGTGTACTTCGTGAACCCGAACGCCACCGAGATCCTCGGTCAGCCCGCCTACCCCGATCTCGCCTCGCTGCCGGAGGTGCCCGACATCGTCGACGTCTTCCGCCGCGCCGACGACATCCCCTCGGTCATCGACGACGCCCTCGCGGTCGGCGCGCCCACCGTCTGGGTGCAGCTCGGGATCTGGAACGAGGATGCGGCCCGCTACGGTGAGAGCAAGGGGCTGACCGTCGTCATGGATCGCTGCATCAAGATCGAGCACGCGCGCTTCCATGGCGGCCTGCACCTCATGGGGTTCGACACCGGCCAGATCAGCTCCCGGCGCACGCTGCGGTGA
- a CDS encoding NAD(P)/FAD-dependent oxidoreductase, giving the protein MSDLDVIVVGSGPNGLAAAVTLARAGLVVRVYERAATLGGGASSAGLTLPGFLHDVCSAVHPLAFESAFFQAFGLTERVEFVVPEVSFAHPLDGGRAALAYRDLDRTSEELGRDGAAYARLMRPLAENTRQLAELTGGPLLRFPADPVFAARFGVRVLDQGSPLWGRRFREDAAPALVTGVASHSILPQPSLAASGAGLALGAYAHARGWPIPIGGSQAIVDAMVADLRDHGVEVVRDHEVRSLAELPPARAVLLDVTPAALLRIAGDDLPPSYRQALGRFRYGAAVAKVDFALSAPVPWADPAVAQAGTVHLGGTRGEIAAAENDVVHGRMPERPYVLISQPSLFDRTRAPDGGHTLWAYTHVPAGSDADREEAVVAQIERFAPGFRDTILAARSRTAVDLARHNPNYPGGDIAAGSPDVAQLLKRPVLRRDPWRTPLPGVYLCSASTSPGPGVHGLGGWWAARSALGHVFGIPETPSLSPR; this is encoded by the coding sequence GTGAGCGATCTCGACGTCATCGTGGTCGGATCGGGGCCGAATGGACTCGCAGCCGCCGTGACCCTCGCCAGGGCCGGACTCGTCGTCCGGGTCTACGAGCGCGCCGCGACCCTCGGCGGCGGCGCGTCCTCGGCCGGTCTGACGCTGCCCGGGTTCCTCCACGACGTGTGCTCGGCCGTGCATCCGCTCGCCTTCGAGTCCGCGTTCTTCCAGGCCTTCGGGCTCACCGAACGCGTCGAGTTCGTGGTTCCCGAGGTCTCGTTCGCGCATCCGCTCGACGGCGGGCGTGCAGCGCTCGCGTACCGGGACCTCGACCGCACGAGTGAGGAGCTGGGGCGCGACGGTGCGGCCTACGCGCGGCTCATGCGTCCCTTGGCCGAGAACACGCGCCAGCTGGCCGAGCTGACCGGCGGCCCGCTGCTGCGCTTCCCGGCCGACCCTGTGTTCGCCGCGCGATTCGGCGTGCGCGTACTCGATCAGGGGTCGCCGCTCTGGGGGCGGAGGTTCCGCGAAGATGCAGCGCCCGCCCTCGTCACCGGCGTGGCCTCGCACTCGATCCTGCCGCAGCCGAGCCTCGCCGCATCCGGGGCCGGGCTCGCACTGGGCGCCTACGCGCACGCGCGCGGCTGGCCGATCCCGATCGGCGGCAGCCAGGCGATCGTCGACGCGATGGTGGCGGATCTGCGCGACCACGGAGTCGAGGTCGTGCGCGATCACGAGGTTCGCTCGCTCGCGGAACTGCCTCCGGCTCGCGCGGTGCTGCTGGATGTCACCCCCGCGGCGCTTCTGCGCATCGCCGGCGACGACCTGCCGCCCTCGTACCGGCAGGCGCTGGGCCGGTTCCGTTACGGAGCCGCCGTCGCCAAGGTCGACTTCGCGTTGTCCGCGCCCGTCCCCTGGGCCGATCCCGCGGTGGCGCAGGCCGGCACGGTGCACCTGGGCGGCACGCGGGGCGAGATCGCCGCCGCCGAGAACGACGTCGTGCACGGGCGGATGCCGGAGCGCCCCTACGTGCTCATCTCGCAGCCCTCGCTCTTCGACCGCACGCGCGCCCCCGACGGCGGGCACACCCTGTGGGCCTACACCCACGTGCCCGCCGGCAGCGACGCCGACCGGGAGGAGGCCGTCGTCGCCCAGATCGAACGGTTCGCACCCGGATTCCGCGACACGATCCTGGCCGCTCGTTCGCGCACCGCCGTCGACCTCGCCCGCCACAATCCGAACTACCCCGGCGGCGACATCGCTGCGGGCAGCCCCGACGTCGCGCAGCTGCTCAAACGCCCGGTGCTGCGCCGCGACCCCTGGCGCACGCCGCTTCCGGGGGTCTACCTGTGCTCGGCGTCGACCTCGCCCGGCCCGGGTGTGCACGGACTCGGCGGATGGTGGGCTGCGCGGAGCGCCCTGGGGCACGTGTTCGGCATCCCGGAGACGCCGTCGCTGTCACCGCGCTGA
- a CDS encoding chloride channel protein: MSATRLRPAVGHLTRIGAATLLAGVGTGLAVLLLVWIVHSIEHLVWGEGRGPFLDGLAAPSEFWLPLVTVSAAGVIAAVGWYLIRRFGRPVASVEQGVSGRRMPVLETLVDTVLQVVSVALGASIGKEVAPRELAAMASSKVVGWFRLTPRWRRILIASAAGAGLAAVYNVPLGGAVFSVEILLGEFSIAAAVTALAVSAIATLVARPLVGDQSLYDLGSIEVNASLLVAALVIGPLMGVVATSFVAATKRLSAFRPTGWKLLVVLPIVFAAVGAVGMFFPLILGNGRALATAGFELSEPVVFLLVLAVLKYVATTLSLGAGAIGGTLQPSVAIGAALGAAAAAGWALLWPGASGTGLAVVAAAAFLAANMRAPFTAIALIIEFTDTGFSLLLPMFLAVAGSLAVAGLLKRGGLAGFTPVDPGRE; the protein is encoded by the coding sequence GTGAGCGCGACGCGGCTGCGCCCCGCCGTCGGTCACCTCACGCGGATCGGCGCGGCGACCCTCCTCGCGGGTGTCGGTACGGGCCTCGCCGTGCTCCTGTTGGTCTGGATCGTCCACTCGATCGAGCACCTCGTCTGGGGCGAGGGCCGAGGCCCCTTCCTCGACGGTCTCGCCGCACCATCCGAGTTCTGGCTGCCGCTGGTCACGGTCAGCGCGGCCGGCGTCATCGCGGCCGTCGGCTGGTACCTCATCCGCCGTTTCGGGCGTCCCGTGGCGAGCGTCGAGCAGGGCGTCTCAGGGCGACGGATGCCGGTGCTGGAGACCCTCGTCGACACGGTCCTGCAGGTCGTCTCGGTCGCGCTGGGCGCCTCGATCGGCAAGGAGGTCGCCCCGCGAGAGCTCGCCGCAATGGCGTCGTCGAAGGTCGTCGGTTGGTTCCGCCTGACGCCGCGCTGGCGTCGCATCCTGATCGCTTCGGCCGCGGGCGCGGGTCTCGCGGCCGTCTACAACGTGCCGCTGGGCGGCGCGGTGTTCTCGGTGGAGATCCTCCTCGGCGAGTTCTCGATCGCCGCCGCCGTGACCGCGCTCGCGGTCAGCGCGATCGCCACGCTGGTCGCGCGGCCGCTCGTGGGCGACCAGTCGCTCTACGACCTGGGATCGATCGAGGTCAACGCGTCTCTGCTCGTCGCGGCTCTCGTCATCGGACCGCTGATGGGAGTCGTCGCGACCAGCTTCGTGGCGGCGACCAAGCGCCTGAGCGCCTTCCGGCCCACCGGCTGGAAGCTGCTCGTCGTGCTCCCGATCGTGTTCGCCGCCGTCGGCGCCGTCGGGATGTTCTTCCCGCTCATCCTCGGAAACGGGCGCGCCCTGGCGACCGCCGGCTTCGAGCTGAGCGAGCCGGTCGTGTTCCTGCTCGTCCTCGCCGTGCTGAAGTACGTCGCGACGACGCTCTCCCTCGGCGCGGGCGCCATCGGCGGAACGCTGCAGCCCTCGGTCGCGATCGGTGCCGCACTGGGAGCGGCAGCGGCGGCGGGATGGGCCCTGCTCTGGCCCGGGGCGAGCGGCACGGGACTCGCCGTCGTCGCCGCGGCCGCCTTCCTCGCCGCGAACATGCGCGCGCCGTTCACCGCGATCGCCCTGATCATCGAGTTCACCGACACGGGTTTCTCTCTGCTACTGCCGATGTTCCTCGCTGTCGCCGGTTCGCTCGCGGTCGCGGGGCTGCTCAAGCGCGGCGGTCTCGCCGGCTTCACGCCGGTCGACCCCGGTCGCGAGTAG
- a CDS encoding GNAT family N-acetyltransferase, producing MVDVTFRRFSDDEFPAWIAVQHRAYTEERVRAGDDRATAERIAAESYTELFPGGLPAAGHDVLHVEAAGRTVGVTWLGPHPRGNEGVWWVWDIEIDEPYRGCGYGRAAMLLAERYVAERGARELALNVFGFNERARRLYESLGFGVTAVQMSKPVHPES from the coding sequence ATGGTCGACGTCACCTTCCGGCGCTTCTCGGACGACGAGTTCCCCGCGTGGATCGCCGTTCAGCATCGCGCGTACACCGAGGAGCGCGTGCGCGCCGGCGATGACCGCGCCACCGCCGAGCGCATCGCCGCCGAGTCCTACACGGAGCTCTTCCCGGGCGGGCTTCCCGCCGCGGGACACGATGTGCTCCACGTCGAGGCGGCGGGCCGCACCGTCGGGGTGACGTGGCTGGGCCCGCATCCGCGCGGGAACGAGGGCGTGTGGTGGGTGTGGGACATCGAGATCGACGAGCCGTATCGAGGGTGCGGCTACGGGCGAGCGGCAATGCTCCTGGCCGAGCGGTACGTCGCCGAGCGGGGTGCGCGGGAGCTCGCGCTCAACGTCTTCGGCTTCAACGAGCGCGCCCGCCGGCTGTACGAGTCGCTCGGCTTCGGCGTGACGGCGGTGCAGATGAGCAAGCCGGTGCACCCGGAGTCCTGA
- a CDS encoding MaoC/PaaZ C-terminal domain-containing protein: MTAYEIGQVVAERDVHLTRESLVRYAGASGDFNPIHFRDDVAARVGLPGVLAHGMLTMGLSVETIVPWLGDAGRIREYGVRFTRPVVVDAETGADVRVVATVGQIDDETLRIDLTVTHADTTVLGKAQVRVAREA, translated from the coding sequence ATGACCGCGTACGAGATCGGCCAGGTCGTCGCCGAGCGCGACGTGCACCTGACGCGCGAGTCGCTCGTGCGGTACGCGGGCGCATCGGGCGACTTCAACCCCATCCACTTCCGCGACGACGTCGCCGCCCGCGTCGGCCTGCCCGGCGTCCTCGCCCACGGCATGCTCACCATGGGGCTGTCGGTCGAGACGATCGTGCCCTGGCTCGGAGATGCCGGCCGCATCCGCGAGTACGGCGTGCGCTTCACGCGACCCGTCGTCGTCGATGCCGAGACCGGAGCCGACGTGCGCGTCGTCGCCACCGTCGGCCAGATCGACGACGAGACGCTGCGCATCGACCTGACGGTGACCCACGCCGACACGACCGTGCTGGGCAAGGCGCAGGTGCGGGTGGCCCGCGAGGCATGA
- a CDS encoding NAD(P)-dependent oxidoreductase, with translation MRIAVTGSSGKLGRVVVRELAAAGHEVIGLDVVGERGPGFVQVDLTDYGQVVDALGSVNDQHDGVDALVHLAAIPAPGLRADVAVFHNNMTVSFNVLHAATRLGIHRIVTASSETVQGLPFDVPPPYIPVDEDYPARPESVYSLVKHLEERMAIELVRWHPELSITALRFSNVMVPEDYAEFPSFDGDARARKWNLWSYIDARDGAQAVLRALETAPTGFDHFLIAAADTVMSRPNAELVAEVFPGVEVRGEIGANDSLFSTAKAQRLLGYAPQHSWRDHA, from the coding sequence ATGCGGATCGCAGTGACGGGATCATCGGGGAAGCTCGGACGCGTGGTCGTTCGCGAATTGGCCGCGGCCGGACACGAGGTCATCGGTCTCGATGTCGTCGGCGAGCGCGGTCCCGGCTTCGTGCAGGTCGATCTGACGGATTACGGCCAGGTGGTCGACGCGCTCGGATCGGTCAACGATCAGCACGACGGCGTCGACGCGCTCGTGCATCTGGCCGCGATTCCCGCACCGGGTCTGCGCGCGGACGTCGCCGTCTTCCACAACAACATGACGGTGTCCTTCAACGTGCTGCACGCCGCGACCCGGCTCGGCATCCACCGGATCGTCACCGCGTCGAGCGAGACCGTTCAAGGGCTCCCCTTCGACGTCCCGCCGCCCTACATCCCCGTCGACGAGGACTACCCCGCGCGGCCGGAGTCGGTGTACTCGCTCGTCAAGCACCTCGAGGAGCGGATGGCGATCGAGCTGGTGCGATGGCATCCGGAGCTGTCGATCACGGCGCTGCGCTTCTCGAACGTCATGGTTCCCGAGGACTACGCCGAGTTCCCTTCCTTCGACGGTGACGCACGGGCGCGCAAGTGGAACCTGTGGAGTTACATCGACGCCCGCGACGGCGCGCAGGCCGTTCTCCGCGCGCTCGAGACGGCTCCGACAGGTTTCGACCACTTCCTCATCGCCGCGGCCGACACGGTCATGTCGCGTCCGAACGCCGAGCTGGTCGCCGAGGTCTTCCCCGGCGTCGAGGTGCGAGGCGAGATCGGCGCGAACGACAGCCTGTTCTCCACCGCGAAGGCGCAGCGCCTGCTCGGCTACGCGCCGCAGCATTCCTGGCGCGATCACGCCTGA
- a CDS encoding sulfite exporter TauE/SafE family protein translates to MTDAPARVLAPRTPAFILTCIATGLLAGLLSGLFGVGGGTVIVPLLVLFLKFDQRLAAGTSLAAIVPTAAVGVISYAVHGSVAWVPAVLLAVGAVVGAQIGTWLLPKISQTALRWGFVAFIVVVIASLFFVIPSRDAEIEVTILSSIALVVVGVFTGIMAGLIGVGGGVIVVPVLVLLFGASDLEAKGTSLLFMIPTALSGTIGNLRRKNVDLLAAALVGVAACTTTAVGAWIATLLDPFVANILFAAFLVFIGTQMAIKAVRGRKR, encoded by the coding sequence GTGACCGACGCCCCCGCACGCGTGCTTGCGCCACGCACTCCCGCCTTCATCCTCACCTGCATCGCGACAGGGCTGCTGGCAGGTCTCCTGTCGGGACTGTTCGGCGTGGGCGGCGGCACCGTGATCGTTCCGCTACTGGTCCTGTTCCTGAAGTTCGACCAGCGTCTCGCCGCGGGAACCTCGCTCGCCGCGATCGTGCCGACCGCCGCCGTCGGCGTCATCTCCTATGCGGTGCACGGCTCGGTCGCGTGGGTGCCGGCGGTCCTGCTGGCTGTCGGCGCCGTCGTGGGCGCTCAGATCGGCACCTGGCTGCTGCCGAAGATCTCGCAGACGGCGCTGCGGTGGGGCTTCGTCGCCTTCATCGTCGTCGTGATCGCAAGCCTGTTCTTCGTCATCCCCTCCCGCGACGCGGAGATCGAGGTGACGATCTTGTCCAGCATCGCCCTGGTCGTCGTCGGGGTCTTCACGGGGATCATGGCCGGCCTCATCGGCGTCGGCGGAGGGGTGATCGTCGTTCCGGTGCTCGTACTGCTGTTCGGTGCGAGCGACCTGGAGGCCAAGGGTACGTCGCTGCTGTTCATGATCCCCACCGCCCTGTCGGGAACGATCGGCAACCTCCGTCGCAAGAACGTCGACCTCCTCGCGGCCGCGCTCGTCGGCGTCGCCGCCTGCACGACCACGGCGGTCGGTGCGTGGATCGCGACGTTGCTCGATCCCTTCGTCGCCAACATCCTGTTCGCCGCGTTCCTCGTCTTCATCGGCACGCAGATGGCGATCAAGGCCGTCCGCGGCCGCAAGCGCTGA
- a CDS encoding TetR/AcrR family transcriptional regulator: MTPESPSRRGRGERAGLDRAAILDTARALPSEQLTMQGVADALGVDRKALHHYVHGREGLLELLAEDVFLTRIAALEIPSDAPWPQACRTFAEGMRQSLVASGALVEHFRTLSRATLAAVRPAEVVLERLLEGGLDEVTAGRTLLLLTTVATGFAREEVAAAGAGGHPQVAQFRGMLRETGATDLSLLRRLDASGFDAYGDAQFAFDVDAVIAAVAARLAKSRPVE; this comes from the coding sequence GTGACGCCAGAATCCCCCTCCCGTCGAGGACGCGGTGAACGCGCAGGACTGGACCGCGCCGCGATCCTCGACACGGCGCGGGCGCTGCCGTCGGAGCAGCTCACGATGCAGGGTGTCGCCGACGCGCTCGGGGTCGACCGCAAGGCGCTCCATCACTACGTGCACGGGCGTGAGGGCCTGCTGGAGCTGCTCGCCGAGGACGTGTTCCTGACCCGCATCGCGGCGCTCGAGATCCCCTCGGATGCGCCGTGGCCGCAGGCCTGTCGCACCTTCGCCGAGGGGATGCGGCAGTCGCTGGTGGCCTCGGGCGCCCTCGTCGAGCACTTCCGCACCCTGTCGCGGGCGACCCTCGCCGCGGTCCGGCCCGCCGAGGTCGTGCTGGAACGGCTGCTCGAGGGCGGGCTCGACGAGGTCACCGCCGGGCGCACTCTCCTGCTGCTGACGACCGTCGCGACGGGCTTCGCCCGGGAGGAGGTCGCGGCCGCGGGGGCGGGCGGACATCCGCAGGTCGCGCAGTTCCGCGGAATGCTCCGCGAGACGGGCGCCACGGATCTCAGCCTGCTGCGCCGGCTCGACGCGAGCGGTTTCGACGCCTACGGCGACGCGCAGTTCGCCTTCGACGTCGATGCCGTCATCGCCGCCGTTGCGGCACGCCTCGCCAAGTCTCGCCCCGTCGAGTGA
- a CDS encoding SDR family NAD(P)-dependent oxidoreductase → MSESVVLTANSTIAQWLDHPVGGDLIRGLLAASGTTEDALGPVRSQPLQQLVALSQGQLPQSVVDDLVRQANGGTMPEQTGPAPWVERVVAGRFAGRTVIVTGAASGIGRAVASRVLREDGRVIAVDISSDRLDELVAAHGGEKLVAVAGDITDQGAVDRIVAAAGERIDALANVAGIMDDFSPLGETTDAVWERVMSVNVTGTFKLSRAVIPAMTAAGGGAIVNVASEAGLRGNAAGNAYTVSKHAVVGLTKSAAFMYGPAGIRVNAVAPGAVATGIALPPHLSESGRARVSPFEQLIPTVATAEQLAASITFLLSDDAANINGVILASDGGWSVQ, encoded by the coding sequence ATGTCGGAGAGTGTGGTGTTGACCGCGAACAGCACGATCGCGCAATGGCTGGATCACCCCGTCGGGGGCGACCTCATCCGCGGGCTGCTCGCCGCATCGGGCACGACGGAGGACGCGCTGGGCCCCGTCCGATCCCAGCCGCTCCAACAGCTCGTCGCGCTGAGCCAGGGGCAGCTGCCGCAGTCCGTGGTCGACGATCTCGTCCGTCAGGCGAACGGCGGCACGATGCCCGAGCAGACGGGCCCTGCGCCGTGGGTCGAGCGCGTGGTCGCGGGCCGCTTCGCCGGTCGCACCGTGATCGTCACGGGAGCCGCATCCGGGATCGGACGCGCCGTGGCGTCGCGCGTGCTCCGAGAGGACGGCCGCGTCATCGCCGTCGACATCTCCTCCGATCGCCTGGACGAGCTGGTGGCGGCGCACGGCGGGGAGAAGCTCGTGGCGGTCGCCGGCGACATCACCGACCAGGGGGCCGTCGACCGGATCGTCGCCGCCGCCGGAGAGCGGATCGACGCACTCGCGAACGTCGCCGGGATCATGGACGACTTCTCGCCGCTGGGTGAGACGACGGATGCGGTGTGGGAGCGCGTCATGTCCGTCAACGTCACGGGCACGTTCAAGCTGTCCCGTGCGGTGATCCCCGCGATGACCGCGGCCGGAGGCGGCGCCATCGTGAACGTCGCCTCCGAGGCGGGCCTGCGCGGCAACGCCGCGGGGAACGCGTACACGGTCTCGAAGCACGCCGTGGTCGGGCTCACCAAGTCCGCCGCATTCATGTACGGCCCCGCGGGGATCCGGGTGAACGCCGTAGCGCCAGGAGCGGTCGCCACCGGGATCGCGCTGCCGCCGCACCTCTCCGAGAGCGGGCGCGCCCGGGTGTCGCCCTTCGAGCAGCTCATCCCGACCGTGGCCACGGCGGAACAGCTCGCCGCATCCATCACCTTCCTGCTCTCGGACGACGCTGCCAACATCAATGGGGTGATCCTCGCGTCCGACGGAGGGTGGTCGGTGCAGTGA
- a CDS encoding O-acetylhomoserine aminocarboxypropyltransferase/cysteine synthase family protein yields MADREYGFRTRAIHAGNIPDAVTGARALPIYQSSAFVFDDTEDAAARFALQKYGNIYSRLANPTTASFEERIASLEQGLGAVATSSGLSAQFITFASLAGAGDHIVASANLYGGSITQLDVTLRRFGVETTFVASADPADYAAAITDRTKAVFAETVANPSGEVADIEGLAAVAHAAGVPLVIDSTVATPYLCRPIEWGADIVVHSATKFLGGHGTSLGGVVVESGRFDWSSERFPLFTEPVPSYGGLEWSGNFGEYAFLTRLRAEQLRDIGPALAPHSAFLLAQGVETLPYRMKAHVENARAVAEWLDADPRVEYVTWAGLPGHIHHDRAKKYLPEGPGAVFSFGVKGGRAAGRTFIESVDLASHLANIGDAKTLVIHPASTTHAQLTEQQLIDGGVLPGLVRISVGIEDVDDIIYDLDQALAAAQEA; encoded by the coding sequence ATGGCCGACCGCGAATACGGCTTCCGCACGCGCGCCATCCACGCCGGCAACATCCCCGACGCCGTCACCGGCGCCCGTGCGCTGCCGATCTACCAGTCCTCGGCGTTCGTCTTCGACGACACGGAGGATGCGGCCGCGCGCTTCGCGCTGCAGAAGTACGGCAACATCTACAGCCGTCTGGCGAACCCGACGACGGCGTCGTTCGAGGAGCGAATCGCCTCGCTCGAGCAGGGCCTCGGCGCCGTGGCCACCTCCAGCGGACTCTCGGCGCAGTTCATCACGTTCGCCTCGCTGGCGGGGGCGGGCGACCACATCGTGGCCAGCGCCAACCTCTACGGCGGCTCCATCACCCAGCTCGACGTGACGCTGCGCCGATTCGGCGTGGAGACCACGTTCGTGGCCTCGGCGGACCCCGCCGATTACGCCGCCGCCATCACCGACCGCACCAAGGCGGTGTTCGCGGAGACGGTGGCCAACCCCTCCGGCGAGGTCGCCGACATCGAGGGCCTCGCAGCGGTCGCCCACGCCGCCGGTGTCCCGCTCGTGATCGACTCGACGGTCGCCACGCCCTACCTGTGTCGTCCGATCGAGTGGGGCGCCGACATCGTCGTGCACTCCGCCACCAAGTTCCTCGGCGGTCACGGCACCTCTCTGGGCGGGGTCGTCGTCGAGTCGGGCCGCTTCGACTGGTCGAGCGAGCGCTTCCCCCTCTTCACCGAGCCGGTGCCGAGCTACGGCGGACTCGAGTGGTCCGGAAACTTCGGCGAGTACGCCTTCCTCACCCGCCTGCGCGCCGAACAGCTGCGCGACATCGGCCCGGCGCTCGCGCCGCACTCGGCCTTCCTGCTCGCCCAGGGCGTCGAGACGCTGCCGTACCGCATGAAGGCGCACGTCGAGAACGCGCGTGCCGTGGCCGAATGGCTCGATGCCGACCCGCGCGTCGAGTACGTCACCTGGGCGGGGCTTCCCGGCCACATCCACCACGACCGGGCCAAGAAGTATCTTCCGGAGGGCCCCGGCGCCGTCTTCAGCTTCGGGGTCAAGGGCGGTCGCGCGGCCGGTCGCACGTTCATCGAGTCGGTCGATCTCGCCAGCCACCTCGCCAACATCGGCGACGCGAAGACGCTCGTCATCCACCCCGCATCCACGACCCACGCGCAGCTCACCGAGCAGCAGCTCATCGACGGCGGCGTGCTGCCGGGGCTCGTGCGCATCAGCGTCGGCATCGAGGACGTCGACGACATCATCTACGACCTCGACCAGGCCCTCGCCGCCGCGCAGGAGGCATGA
- a CDS encoding MaoC family dehydratase N-terminal domain-containing protein, with amino-acid sequence MPVNPTLVERAFEPTPPYLVGREKVREFARAVFATDPQHTDPAAARALGYADVVAPPTLAMVIQDLTLQQLLAEPDSGIALERTIHAEQRFRYSRPIVAGDELTAQLRVTGVRAVGKGAMVTSEAEVTDAAGAHVVTATSILLIGGEE; translated from the coding sequence GTGCCCGTGAATCCCACCCTCGTCGAGCGCGCCTTCGAGCCGACACCGCCGTACCTCGTCGGTCGTGAGAAGGTGCGCGAGTTCGCCCGTGCCGTCTTCGCCACCGATCCCCAGCACACCGACCCGGCTGCTGCCCGGGCGCTCGGCTACGCCGATGTCGTCGCGCCGCCGACCTTGGCGATGGTGATCCAGGACCTCACCCTGCAGCAGCTGCTCGCAGAGCCCGACTCGGGGATCGCCCTCGAGCGCACGATCCACGCCGAGCAGCGCTTCCGCTACTCGCGGCCCATCGTCGCCGGCGACGAGCTCACCGCGCAGCTGCGCGTGACGGGCGTGCGCGCCGTGGGCAAGGGCGCCATGGTCACGAGCGAGGCCGAGGTGACGGATGCGGCGGGCGCACACGTCGTGACCGCCACATCCATCCTGCTGATCGGAGGCGAGGAATGA
- a CDS encoding SRPBCC family protein, with amino-acid sequence MSRNVRRMSCTPEDVFAVMADGWLYPSWVVGASRMRSVDDSWPAEGAQLHHSFGVWPVLIDDTTQVREYDAPRRIVLRARGWPMGEARVVIEVRSSEDGCVVRITEDAVAGPGAWIPRWIMNPPLHLRNAETLQRLAFLAEGRAARGG; translated from the coding sequence ATGTCACGCAATGTCCGTCGCATGTCTTGCACGCCCGAAGATGTCTTCGCCGTGATGGCGGACGGCTGGCTGTACCCCTCGTGGGTGGTGGGGGCCTCACGGATGCGGTCGGTCGACGATTCCTGGCCGGCTGAGGGGGCGCAGCTGCACCACTCGTTCGGGGTCTGGCCGGTGCTGATCGACGACACCACCCAGGTGCGCGAGTACGATGCGCCGCGGCGGATCGTGCTCCGTGCGCGCGGCTGGCCGATGGGGGAGGCACGCGTCGTGATCGAGGTGCGATCGAGCGAGGACGGATGCGTGGTGCGCATCACGGAGGACGCGGTCGCCGGCCCCGGAGCGTGGATACCGCGGTGGATCATGAACCCGCCGCTGCACCTGCGCAACGCCGAGACGCTGCAGCGATTGGCCTTCCTGGCGGAGGGTCGCGCCGCGAGAGGGGGATGA